From the genome of Nicotiana tabacum cultivar K326 chromosome 17, ASM71507v2, whole genome shotgun sequence:
GGACTGTAGCGTTTCAAAATCGAATTggtgtttctagtgttgatggctctAGAACGAAGATCTTCTAGCAGGTTCGTAGTTGGCAGCGATTTATCAGTTCAGGTGTTACAtgtatggatttgatttgaggcatAATTTGGGAAACAGAGTATGAGGGAGGACATGGCGGGAagtgtctcgcggtggttgaattactgacaagtcaagtatgaaaagcagaggtcaagaagttgcttaaaggagatggtttaaccgaagtaagagtggcagatcaACATACAGATTTTATGGTAGGATAACCGCGTGCCCCTTGAAAGAGTTTAGAGCGGTTTATAGAATCATAATGGAAAAGTGACTAAGTCTATggattttattgggatgatggcTACTGTATTGAAGAacattgaatatggcagaaaggagtttgcttgaaatgaagaggggtgtgaaaacttgattatcgttgggatgcaacatgacttcgatgTTGGAATGTATTGTCGAACTTGCAGTCGATGTCAATGGGAAATGAatggacttgtacagctggtggatGAGCACGGGCTCGGGAGGGTTTACTGATTTTGTGGTAGTTGTACCTAGTGCAGTGTCGTTGGGGGATGTCGGTATGGAATTCCATAGGTGGGCTATATCCTGTGGACAGGTCAGCGGTTGTGTGATTTTGATGAAGTCTCTACGAAGAGTTTACTTACTACGAATCGAAAGGTCGAGTATATGATTATGGCTGATAATTTGGAATGTATATGAAAAGTTTAATAAGGAACTACAAGCAATTTGGCGGGTTGACGGtacgagatcatggtaattgagaagggaAAATCTTtgtggtagcttaaagctaagttgGGGAGACCCACCGCCTATGATGGGATCgcatggttgtctgcttgtgcaatttttggttatcggtttattggtgggttatcATGACTGGGAAAAGAAAACAtgaggggtaattcgagcaaagaaaCTGATAAATGTGCACTATGTTCCGCCTTATAAATTTTTgttggttgcttctttgagagggtgtccATGTGCTAGCGGAACATTAAAGTTTGGTTATATACGGGATCAggccagagtgggtgactctcaataacggtcctagtagGTTTAAGAATttaagtgcagtgcctaaggacttggaatgttctatgttatcatcgggcaTGCGGTGTagtattggaggaaaggaagaaatagctCCGGATCCGCGGAAGGTCTTGCTGAATAgatgtaccagttggagatgttTTTGTGCGCTTGAGAAGGGTATGAGATGATTCATGgatattgagacgatgtggtctcgcgaTTCATgccactcgggatgagtgcggattgagttcgttatgttgtgtcacctagttgagcacattaacttgagccagactgaagatcctccctataaTCTTAACTAACAAGCTtaagaaccaaattccaacatttgGAATTTCTCTGCAAGGACTGATTCTAACAttcgaacaccgtatcaatcaccacacactgtaccaaaacatgatcgtgcacctatgctgaaatcacaccatgcacaaCATAAGTCGGTTGCCCGTAATAACGTCCTCCGACCACGATAGTTGGAATTTCACGAATCTGCTGTCCGCAATACACCTCATGATgcatataagtcatgttccatttctcaaaATACTTCCACGATGgaaaagatgtgtagaaactaataaccacctaccgaatcaacaaatcaCGGAGTCTCTCCTCatgacaaggaccattacctcattctgaactgaatacgatatttgctctttaatataccctacataGCTCCGATCGCAccgatcccaggtccaataaccttgtctcacccagtacaagctgcttaGAAAATAGGCCATCTCAAACACTgccaaaatctcatatgacgcccACAATGCGCCAACAaactacaactcgaatatgatacGTAAGAAAAAACGAACTCGGGaaaaagaactacccgacccacgtaACGAATAAGACGGCCGAAGAGATGCTATGAACCTTTcttagagaatgagaaacaaatacacaaaataagtataggggaccgtactcaacatctcactgttgctgtatgcaacccgatccacatatgatactgttgcgacgtgcaacccgatccaaacatgataccgttacggcgtgcaacccgatccaaacatgatatcgttgcggcatgcaacccgatccaaacatgatacctttgcggtgtgcaacccgatccaaacatgacaaTAAATAAGGGcgtacccatcaagccataatgcttataTCTACAGAATACCGAATATCGTCCACAAGCACGCCAAATACGTAATACAAATCCTGGGAGATGGATAGCGCCATAAGCTATGAAACCCAAATACGACTAAGGTACAATAAaagacctgcatctcgagagccatcctgctcatataatgCCACAAGTTACACGGAaccacaacacatgtgcgaaaaGTCAAGCCGTCTCACCACCCACATGacataatagagtattacatggaatagccgACGACCGGAATAACATCCCATGCCCGAGGACTCCTCCGTAAGCAATGCTATGACGAATGAACACATCTGACCTGACGTAGAACACATATTCACATTAGGCCCACACACGGACCTTAAACCGATtttgatcataccatactgggccaataaccttccaaggatccataatggcCCCATTAATGACACACACGAGCATCCGTCCACTCCGGACCAACTCCCACGGTTCACAACCCGGGAAAAGAGCGCCTTCCatgcataaactctcacattatcgatagtaccaaaaatctccgtacttggtttcaatattttacaatcaagtgactaacatgccaCACCTATATGGATAACCCCCGTGGAATACGCTCCATGACCTTTCGCCCAGGTAGCAAAgtccgcacatccataccaccaactgtactaattctgtaaagcaaatcaagaatctgcaagtcaatacacaaagcATCTTACACAGAATGtcattctcaggtgacactaaaaaaaatgccagcttactctgaacatccaAATTCTTCCTGGTTCATCCGaactcgtgacattcttgtcaacactgaaccgcaaccttgatcctcaactttcaaattcccatgtcgctcactgcacctatcatgccgctacgcgagaatatatgaattcatcataacccctaaactaccagtagaataaacactATATTGGCTAGACACCTTTCACTTAGATCATTTCAGAAGagccaatgcaacacgcaactaaaTTTCCAAACCGTAGAAAAATACAAACCTTAAGACGCGATCTCAATCGCCGTGATTCCTCCGAAATTTCACACAACAAGgtcatttgaatcaaataccctcccaaatcaatcaagatatagtggttgtcaagcccgcacgtacagcCACAAACAACACATATAACTTCACATACCgaaggagctgatcattgccacaatcatgccaGTTCAACCATTACTCATCGACCCAACTTCTATCAATTTACTTTTGACCTGCTTTGGAAATGCATTTCTTGCTGGACTTTCCTGTCACAGGTAAGGATGCAGCTTCTGTGTTCATAGTTAGAGTGGTATGTAGAGTTGATTAGTGTGATGGTGTTTGTAGTGTGTGGTAGGTTGTTGTGGTTACTGGTTCTGTTATCTTTGAGGATATATGGGTGTAAAGGTGATTTCCAGGAGGTGGTAGGTAGGACTTCAATGCTTGCAACATACCATTGATAATCCTCCAATAGATTGAGCAACATGGTTGCTAATACCACACATTGGAGGACTGCCAATGGCCTGTGCAGATCATTATGGGTAATACCTGCAAAAAAGTAAAAACTGTTAGTGCAACTGCTGTCACCACTGCTCTCCTCCTAATGGACTTGAACATAGTGAGTAGTGGCCTCTTTCACAAAACTTGTCCCTAATTCAGAAAATTCAACTTCAACCATGAGGAGAAGAATAGTTGGTGGCCTGCTATATGGGAAGCTTGAGCTTCTTGTGTCTGAAGGCTGGTACGCCTAAGTAGTCCTATAGGATCTGTCCTCTGATGTTGTTAGGCAGAGAATAGGGTGAGGTGTAGTTGGTCAATGTTGTGAGCTCATGGCTTAGTTTAGACAATGAGTTAGCAGGGCAGTTGGCTTCTCTATAGGTATGTGAGCATTTGAAACTTTCACATTGAATGCAGAGATTTGATAGCTGCTGCAATTTCATATTCAAAGACCAGGGGTAGTTTTTACCATTGGACCTTAGTGAATCCATTATTCAAGAACCACTGGATTCCTAAAAGAGCTGCTTCTATTTCTGCAAAATTGTTGGTACCTTCCCCTAAAGGAGCAGCTATGGCATGGATAAATGCACAGTTGTGATCTCTAATGATCACCCCTGCTCCAATCTTTCCTGGGTTTGTGAGTTCACTCCCATCACTGTTGATCTTCACAAAGCCATGAATTGGCTTATTCCAAACTACCTGAGTGGagatggtttgatgttggaggTTCTCAATGAAAGGGTATAACTCCTGCCAGTTGAGGGGCCATTTGATTTCTGGAAAGTTGGCTCTAAGCAACAAGTTGATGTTTGAGTTAATGGAGAATAAAACTCTGGTCAAAGAGGAGGATTTGGCTCCATATTTGGCACTGCACCTATTCTTCCACAAATTCCAACAAATTATGATAGGCATGGTGTGTAGGATGAGCTTTTGTACTTTATTGTGACTGCTAAGAAGCCACCACTTCATCAGTAGTATTCTGAGTGGCATGTCTTCAGTTTGAATTCTAACTGGACCTCCAAATTTCCTCCACACAATTCTGGCAAAGTTACCCACACTAAAGAGATGATCGACTATTTCATTGGAATGAACAGAGAAGCAAACACACCTAGTAACAGTAGGATTGCTAAAAGCTAGCACCCTGCCATTAGTTGGAAGCTTATTTCTGAGAGCTCTCCACAAAAAAATGACCATTTGAATGGGATCTTTTTATGCCATGTCATCTTTATAGAGAGGTTGGGTTGCTTCTTTTTTCTGATTAATTCCCATGCAGAAGCACAGGTGAACCTGCCATCAGTAGTGGGGGTCCAAATAACTTCATATtgtaagttgttgttgaagaagATAGGGGTTTGAATGATCAGAGGGATCATGTGAGCTGGTGCACTCTCATTGAGTCTTTGAAGGTTCCACTGGCCATTGTTCCAGAAGTAGGAGACTGAAACATTCCCAGGTCTGCCTCCTTCATTTCTGTGAGCTGCTAGAGGACCTAACCTAAACCAGTTATCCCACCAGAAGCTGCAATTTCCATATTGAAGTCTCCATTGGAAGTTCGTTTTAGCTTCTTCAATTAGGAAGCCTTGTTactcttcggaagaagctaatattgaattattacccgaggcttaTTAAAAGTCAATCTTTTCCATGCTTGTGATTGCCCTGTATCCAATTTTTTGGAGATGTGATTAGATATTTGACAGTACTTGGCTTTAAGAAAGCTATTCCACAAAGATTGAGTAGATCTAAAATGCCACAATTGTTTGTATTCCATTCATATGCAAATGTCTTCAATGGTTCTGAAGCCAAGACCCCCCTCATTCATAGGGAAACATAACTTGTGCCATAATGCCCAATGGTACttccttttgttatcttcctTGCCCTAGAAGAAGTTTGATCCTAGCTTTTCAATTTGTTTTATGACTGTCTTAGGAGGAGAGACTGCTGACAACATATGGATTGGCATAGATTGGAGAATATGCTTTATTAGAGTAGCCCTTCCTCCATGTGACAATATTTTGCCATGCCAGCCCCTGATTCTTCCTACAATTTTGGAGGTAAGGTTGTTGAAGTGGATGATTTTCAGCCTTCCAGTGTACAATGGACATCCCAGGTAAGTGAGAGGAGATAACTTCTTGGAGAAACCTGTAACTGCTTGGATTCTTCTAACAGTTGACTGGAATGCACAAGGAGATGTCATGAAATGACTTTTGTGCCTATTGATCTTTTGGCCAGAAGTATCCTTATACTTATTCAATATCCACATGATTTTATGAAGTGAGGACCTTTTCCCAGAAGAGAAAATGATGATATCATCTGCAAAGCTGAGGTGATTGATTTGAGGGCCCCTTCTTTCCATATAGAAACCATTAAAAAACTGATCATGATTGAGGGTGTTAAGCATTCTAGACAGAAGCTCAGCCCCTATGATGAACAGATAAGGGGAAAAGGGGTCTCCTTGCTTTATTACCCTTGTAGAGTGGAAAAAACCACGCCTAGTTCCATTTACAATGATTGAGTACCAGTTGTTAGACATGGTTCTCCATATTATATCAATGACCAGCTCACAAAAGCCCATTCTCCTCAGCATTATACAAGTGAAGCTCCAGGAGACCCTATCATAAGCTTTAGCTATATCTAACTTGACGACTACATTGGAGCCCTCATTTGGTTTCTTGATAACTTGGACAATTTCCTGAGCAAGCATGATGTTCTCTGAAATTGTTGGAGATGATCTTGTTTATGAAATTGTTGAGGCTGATGGGTTTGAATTCAGATAGGGAATTAGGAAATTCCACCTTGGGGATGATAACCAAGCATGCACTGGTCATGTATTTTGGCATGCTGCAGCCACCAAGGTAAGCTAATACAACATTTAGAAGATCAGTCTTAATGATGTCCCAGCAAGATTGGTAAAATTTGCCATTGAAACCATCTGGCCCTGCAGCACTGGTGGGGTTCATAGAGAAGACAATCTCTTTGAGCTCAGATAAGGTAGGATCTGCAGACAAAATAACATTATCTTCTGAAGTGATCATGGAGGGGATGCATGACAATAAATCTTCTCTGATGGCTCCTCCTGGATTTGTGAAAAAGTCTTGGTAAAATTCACATGCTGCATTACCAATAGCCTCATCACCTTGAATCCACTGTCCATTCTCATCTTTGATTTTGTGGATATAAAGTTTCCTTCTTCTGCCTCTAATAATACTGTGTAAATATTTAGAGTTGGCTTCATCTTCTTTGAACCACTGTAGTTATGTTTTTTGTTTCAGAAATGTCTCCTCTAACTTCATGTATATGATGTATTGAGCTTTAAGATCATATAATGTTGCTCTATCAGATTCATCATTGGTCTGAGCCAAAACCATTTCTGGTGCCTTCACTTGTTCTTCAAACTCTTTTGCTTTTTGGAAGATGTCACCATATGCTTGTCTTGACCATTTATTTAAACCAGTGCAAAGTGCCTTAAGCTTTTGATGGAATATCCACATAGCACTCCCATTTACTTGTTTGTCCCAGATGCCTTTAACAAATAGTTTGAAGTTAATATTATCGATTCAGAAGTTAAGAAATCTAAAGTACTTGTTGCCAGTGTCCTGCCTAACATTGATTTCCATGATGAGGGGATTGTGGTCTGACCCTGTTGAAGCTAGATGGGTGACAGTAGTATTGGGAAATGCAGCTAACCATTGATCATTCACAAGGCCTCTGTCTAGCCTTTTCCAAACAATAGAGCATTGCCCTCTACCATTGGATCAGGTGCATTTAGGACCATAAAAACCCAAGTCGACCAATCCACAGTCTTCAATCATGCACAAAAAATCCATACTCTTACTCATTTAGTAGGGAATGCCCCTATCTTCTCTTCAACTGAAGCAATTACATTGAAGTCTCCAATCAAACACCAAGGCGAGTCATAGGTGGCAGATTTGTGCCTCAACACCTCCCAAAGAGGTCTTCTCAGAATTGGCTTGCATTTGGCATAGACTACTGTGAGGTAAAGGGAGTTGTTATTTTCAACATGTCTCATCTATAAGGTAAGTTGTTGTTCATCATGATTAGTAACTGAGGTAGTGAACCTTTTGTCCCAAAAAACccagattttattattaacatTGGAGGTAGCTTGGTGCATGGAGAGTTGGAGTTTGACATGGTTGATATGAGAGGTGTCAAGGAAAGGTTCTAAGACAGAAATAAAGGATAATTTTTGAATGTGTTTCAGAATTATGATCCTTTCAATAGCTCCAGAGGTTCTGATGCCTCTTGCATTCCAAATGATTGTACTAATCTTTGGAAAAAGGAGGAGGTTTTGTGGGTTGGTGGGACACTACTACTCCTAGCAGCTTTGCTTCTGGTAATCCTTGGTGAGGGTCTCATTCTGTATGGAGCTCTTGTAGGTGCAACATTGTCCTGATTTGGGTATCCATTTACTGTAGCAATCAGAAGATCAtagtgttcttcttcttcttcttcaggaTCTTCCTTACTATACCCATTTTCATCATCTTGATCCCCTATTATGTCATCCTCAGATTGTATTGGCCTGCATTCATCTTCTGAAGAGAATATCTGCTGAGTGGCTATTCCTCTAGAACCTTTTCCAATAGATGCAGATGTTGGTTTTCTTTGAGGTTATTGAGAGGAACATGAATGACTTTGTGTATTCTGGATGAGTGGTTGTCATCATTGGTTGGTAAGTCATTTTCACCAGAGGTTGTTTCTTTATTGGACAAATGAGGTTGGGAAGGGAAGGATTGGCAATTACAACATATTTATAGGTAGGGGATTCCTCTGATTCATTAGGAACAAGACTACATCTACTGAACTGCAGGGCTC
Proteins encoded in this window:
- the LOC142172041 gene encoding uncharacterized protein LOC142172041, which produces MWIFHQKLKALCTGLNKWSRQAYGDIFQKAKEFEEQVKAPEMVLAQTNDESDRATLYDLKAQYIIYMNIIRGRRRKLYIHKIKDENGQWIQGDEAIGNAACEFYQDFFTNPGGAIREDLLSCIPSMITSEDNVILSADPTLSELKEIVFSMNPTSAAGPDGFNGKFYQSCWDIIKTDLLNVVLAYLGGCSMPKYMTSACLVIIPKEIVQVIKKPNEGSNVVVKLDIAKAYDRVSWSFTCIMLRRMGFCELVIDIIWRTMSNNWYSIIVNGTRRGFFHSTRVIKQGDPFSPYLFIIGAELLSRMLNTLNHDQFFNGFYMERRGPQINHLSFADDIIIFSSGKRSSLHKIMWILNKYKDTSGQKINRHKSHFMTSPCAFQSTVRRIQAVTGFSKKLSPLTYLGCPFFWWDNWFRLGPLAAHRNEGGRPGNVSVSYFWNNGQWNLQRLNESAPAHMIPLIIQTPIFFNNNLQYEVIWTPTTDGRVLAFSNPTVTRCVCFSVHSNEIVDHLFSVGNFARIVWRKFGGPVRIQTEDMPLRILLMKWWLLSSHNKVQKLILHTMPIIICWNLWKNRCSAKYGAKSSSLTRVLFSINSNINLLLRANFPEIKWPLNWQELYPFIENLQHQTISTQVVWNKPIHGFVKINSDGSELTNPGKIGAGVIIRDHNCAFIHAIAAPLGEGTNNFAEIEAALLGIQWFLNNGFTKVQW